The Croceicoccus marinus genome contains a region encoding:
- a CDS encoding type I restriction endonuclease: MELETKLAELSKTVREHREVLATEEAAKNALVMPFLQALGYNVFNPGEVVPEFTCDVGTKKGEKVDYAICDGGQVKMLVECKPAGIDLNLKHASQLYRYFSVTEARLAVLTNGVIYKFYSDIDSPNRMDEKPFFTLDLDAVRKSDHRILTSFTKASFDIDKIVDEASRLKLQTLVYKELQQELENPSEEFVRIIAGRVQPGRMTAQVKDNFHALIVASASALIRDRVNERLTNALQGNGGDEPEPVEQGDGSDVETTADEIEGFNIVRAIAARKVDPKRIVMRDAKSYCAVLLDDNNRKSIARLHFNSATSRYFGTFEGKDETRHPVGGTLDIYGHEAAILKRLEELEA, translated from the coding sequence ATGGAACTCGAAACTAAGCTGGCAGAACTGAGCAAGACCGTGCGCGAACACCGAGAAGTGTTGGCCACAGAAGAAGCGGCAAAGAATGCTCTTGTTATGCCGTTCCTGCAGGCTCTCGGTTACAATGTGTTCAATCCCGGCGAGGTGGTGCCGGAGTTCACCTGCGACGTTGGCACCAAAAAAGGTGAGAAGGTCGATTACGCCATTTGCGATGGTGGACAGGTTAAGATGTTGGTTGAGTGCAAGCCAGCCGGAATCGATCTCAATCTTAAGCATGCCTCGCAGCTTTACCGCTACTTCTCGGTGACTGAGGCGCGGCTGGCGGTCCTGACGAATGGAGTGATTTATAAGTTCTATTCGGACATCGATTCACCAAACCGGATGGATGAAAAGCCATTCTTTACGTTGGATCTTGATGCTGTCCGCAAGTCGGATCATCGGATCCTAACCAGTTTCACGAAAGCATCCTTCGACATTGACAAGATAGTAGACGAGGCATCGCGGCTCAAACTTCAGACATTGGTATACAAGGAACTCCAGCAGGAACTGGAAAATCCTTCAGAGGAGTTCGTTCGGATCATAGCTGGCAGGGTCCAACCGGGACGCATGACGGCGCAGGTGAAAGATAACTTTCATGCGCTAATTGTCGCTTCTGCTTCAGCGCTTATCCGCGACCGAGTCAACGAACGTCTTACCAATGCCCTGCAGGGCAACGGTGGGGACGAGCCGGAGCCGGTTGAGCAGGGCGACGGGTCGGACGTTGAAACGACGGCTGACGAGATCGAAGGTTTCAACATTGTACGGGCCATCGCGGCTCGGAAGGTGGATCCGAAGCGGATCGTGATGCGCGATGCCAAGTCCTATTGCGCCGTGCTGCTGGACGATAACAACCGTAAGAGCATCGCCCGCCTGCATTTCAACAGCGCTACCTCAAGGTACTTCGGGACGTTTGAGGGCAAGGACGAAACGCGGCATCCCGTGGGGGGCACATTGGATATCTACGGGCACGAAGCGGCGATCCTGAAGAGGCTCGAGGAACTGGAAGCATAA